The Bacillus sp. F19 DNA segment GTGTGCTCCTATCAGTCTTTTTTTAAAATTATCAAACTTTATTCCAAATTCTAGTACTTTGCTCAATCATTTATTCGAGAAAATGTCCCGATTCAAAAAGGACACCATTTTTTTCAAGAATGACGCCCTTTTCTAGAATAACTATTGAACATATATTGAGTAATCACACTCTCTCTTAACTTCCTCTCTCAAATCCCAAATGAACTCGCTTTTACTATTAATTAGATACTCAATATTTGGTATGACAAAATCGGCTAGATTTTGCAGCTCTCGTTCAGAACCAACACCCGAGAGTACTCCAATTCCATATCTCACCTTGCCGTTTTTAGCTGTTTTTAAATCAACCACTGTATCTCCAACAAAAGCAACTTCTTCTTTTTCTAAGCCAAATTGTTCACAAAACTTCTCCACTACTTGAGAACTAGGCTTCTTCTCGTAAAGGTCAGATGTTCCCATAAATTGTATTTGATCCAATATTCCTAAATGTTGTAAACAGAGTACAGTAGTTTCATAGTCATCAGCTGTGGCAATTCCAATTATGACTCCTTTTTGCTTAATTGCTGTAAATAGAGATGATAAGTTACAAACAGGTTTTACATACTCGATTGATTGTTTCGTTTTTTTAAATATATTCTCTGAAATCCATTGTTGCAAAGATGGGATATGCTTTGGCAGAACTTCTTGAAAAGCATTGGCAAGATCGAGCGTAGTCCCACTTGCTAAATGGCCTTTCTCATCAACTTCTCCATCTCTTAATCCAATTGAAAGACATAACTGTTTTTTGAGATTGCAATTACCTGTCTCTCCTATCATCTTAAGTAACTCATCGATGACACCTTCTACTACTTTAATCCAAATAGATCCAAATTGTAATAAAGTACCATCTTTATCAAATAAAATGCCCTTAATTTTCAAAACCTCTCCACCTTACCTTGTGCATTAGCTTTCTCTATATCTGAACTTACAATTGTATTTGCCAATCGTTATCCAAAATGACAAAAGAAATCACAACCACAATTCAATAAAAGTCTATTTTTCCATAATTAATCTTCTTTTCACCGCAATATTTCACAATTGTTGAAAATCAATCAGTAATGAAATAAAATACTTTGCTATAAATGTAAAAATACTGCTTTTTCCTCTTTTTCTACAATTTCAACTAAAAAGTGATGATAGTTACCTTAAACATTTCATCTCTGTAATAGTAGTCCTATTACCCATTTATAATCTCAATTCCTTCTTTTGTATACTTTTGATGGACCTTATTTGATAACTTCGAATCAGAAATAATACGGTCGATACGATCAAAATGACAAACCTTTAAAAGGGAGGCAACATCAAATTTGCTGCTATCCGCTAAAACGATACAATTTCTAGAGCTCTCAAGTATCTTCATTTTCACTTGATATTCTCCCAGCCCATAATCTGTTAATCCTTCAGTTAATGATATTCCACTTATACTCATAAAGAAGGTATCAATACTAAAACCTTTAAAGAACTCTTCTGCCAAATGTCCAACCATGCATAATTCTTCATTTCGCAGAACACCTCCAGGTAATATAATGGTGTAATAAGGCATTTCAGCAAGTTCATTCGCAATTACTAAAGAATTAGTCAATATTGTAAGACGTTGAAACTTTTTCTTTAAAGCTTTAGCAAACTCAGTATTTGTCGTACTAACGTCTAATGCAATCGATTGACCTTCTGATACATAGCGTGTCGCAATTTCTGCAATTTCCCTTTTCTCTTCGATGTTCTTTGTTTCTCGCAAAATGAAGTTCATTTCTGTGCTGTTTATATCATCTAATACGGCGCCGCCACGTACTCTTCTTAAATATCCTTCCTTTTCTAAATACTCTAAATCTCTTCTTACGGTTTCAGTAGAAACACCAAACATTTTTGTCACAGTTGAAACTTTTAACGATTTATTTTTTCGTATTAGCTCCATAACTTTTTCGTGACGGTCATACATTAACAATAATTTCACCAACTTTTTCAAATGTATATATACTATTAATATCCCATTTTCGCACAGATTCCCATATTATATACCGAAATTCGGCTTGGCCCCCTAATTATTGGACACGATCTTCCGCTTTGCACGCTTAGGCAAAAGAATTCCTAAGTCCTTACATAGTCGAAAGACCTTCTTGGGGTTGATTACCAGTTGATGTTCAATCCTTAATGAGGCAGCTCTCGGTAGCCGTATACGCCTTCTTCCCCTTCAATGGCTTCCATCAAGAATTCTTTCAGAAAGAAAATCAGGTGGAGTTATGAGCACCGACGTTAAAATCAAAACAAAGTACGCATATTTTCTTGCTTTTTGTAAGCGATATGGATTTAGTATCCCTATACTTGTCAAGAACATAATAATGACTGAAAGTTCAAATAATAACCCAAATGGAAGGGTCATATTCACCATGAAACGAAAATATTTCTTCACTGTAAAGAAATTCATAAACATATCATCTGACAATGAAAGAAGGAAGTTAAAGACGATTGGGAAAATGAGAAAATATCCAAAACATATCACTAATATAAACAAAATAAATAATGCAGGAATGTAAGCTAAAGTTACTTTTCTCTCATTTTCATGTAAGGCTGGCCGGACATATAACCAAATTTGATGAGCTGCGATTGGGATCGTTCCAGCAAGTGCAACAACACTAGACAGCATTAAATATACCCATAATATATCACTAGGACCTAAAACAGCTAACTTATTTGGGAAGTCTTGAATAATCCAATTATAGATATTTTTTACATAAAGAAAAAGATAACATAAAAAAACGATGAAGACACCAAAGGTAATAATTAGTCATTTTCGCAATTCATCTAACATGACCGATAAGATTCATTTCATTTTTCCTCATTCGTAACACCTCGTTAAAAAAAGAAGATGCAAGTTATTTGAACTACTCACATCTTACTAGATTTATATTAAATACTTTTTTCGTTCTTATTATTCGATTTCTCTTGATCTCTCTCATCATCTGAAACTAGATCACGTGTTGAGTTTTTAAATTCCTTTAATGTTGAGCCGACTGCACGACCTAGTTCTGGCAATTTTGATGGACCGAAAATGATAAGTGCAATTACAAGAACTAGTATTAATCCGGGAATTCCTATATTTTGAAACATAAAGTTGACCTCCAATTGTTCATTTTAGACTTTTAATCTTGTAACCTAAATTGTTAGAAGATCCTTGTCATAAGATCTTTTTAAGAAATGGTGAAAGTTATTATTACTACTATTCTTTACTGCCAACAGTGAATGTTTTCACTTAAGTTAGAAGCTAATTCTTTACAGTTTCAAGGACGTTAATCTCCGCAGCCGATGCCCAGCCGTTAACACCCGCCGTTGCTTCGAGCTTGACATATGATGCATCTTTCGAATCAAAAGTTGCTACTTTCTCCACATTGTTGTCTGCCCAAGTTCCGCTTGCAACTTTAGTAAAGGTCACTCCATCTGTACTTACATAAACGTTATATCCTGTAATATTTCCGTTGCTGCCTGATCGCCTTGGTAAATACGCGACCTTATCGATTAGGTAAGTTCCTCCAAGATTTAAGGTGATCGATTGGGGGAGAACATCAGATTTATCCCACTTTGTATGCCAAAACGTTTGTGGGTCTCCGTCAATCGCCATGGATGCTGCATTATTAGCGCCACTTGTTTCCTGACTTGTCGCTGTTGCCGTCATTTGAGACTGAGGGATCGTCATCAGCGTTTTCCCTAATACTTTTAAAGAGTTTTTACTTACATTGCCGAATGCATCAAGAGCATGTACTTCGATCTCGTATATTGTATTAGGCTTTAATTCTCCGACTGGCAAAGTTAAAGGGTTAGGCACAGGATCATTGTAGAATTCTGAGAATGCAAGAAACTCATTGGCTACTTCTTTTGTTTCTGCATTTCTTGCCACTACCTTATAGTCGTGTACAAGAAGGTCATCTTTCGCTTGGGTCAACATTATGGCTAAACTGGTAGCAGTCTTTTTTTCATTATCAATAGAAATCATGGCATCCTTCGTAAAAAATGGTGCTTTTTGGTCTCTATCTTCTGTATACTTAAAGTTATCTTTATCAGCAGGATAACTAATTTCGAATGGTTCCCCTGCCCAATCATTGTTATGGATATCACGGCGTTTAATGATTAATTTATTGTTGTAAACTTCTACAATTAATGCTTGATTTAGGACACCTGCCCCCTCAGGAATTTCTCCTTGAACTCTTCCACCCTCTAGCCACAAATAGGCACCTGTAGAAGTTCCGATAGTCGTAAAATCTTTTTGATGAATGATTCTAGGGTCATCTAATGGATAATGTGTGTGACCAGAAAACGTGACGACTTGCGGATATTCTTTCAAAGTATCGTAAAAAAGGTCTCTATTTTGAGAGAAGCCCCATTCGCTTCCATAAACGGTTCCTTTGATAGGCTGGTGATGGAAGACAAAAATTGGTTTTTTCGGATCATCAGCATTTGCTATCTTTAATTGTTCACCCATCCATTCAATTTGCTTCACTGAAAAGGTCCCAGATGTGTTGCCATCTTCCGTAGCAAGAACAATGAAATGGTAACCTTTGATTACCTTATGATAGAAATGCGATTCCATCCCAGTTTTCTCACAGAACCGTTTTTGAGAATCAGCTGCTGTTAAACCATTCCAGTAGTCATGGTTTCCAATAGCAAACATAGAAACTGCTTGAGATTGTTTTCGTGGATTATAAGCAGACATAAACTTATCATATTCTAATTCAGTTCCCAAATCCGTTAAATCTCCAACAACGACAAAAGCATCTTGCTTAGGAGCAACTTTATTTAACTGTTCTAATGTAGTAACAAACTTATTTAAAAAATCATCGCTCTGACGTTGAACATGAATATCGCTTATAACAGGAAAAACTAAATCTGGTTTATTGCTAAGTGAATTAAAAACAGAAGAGCTAGTTGCTGCACTTACAGGTAAACTATTTAGTGAACTTACTAGTGTTAATCCCAAAGCAGCTCCAGCGACTTTTGATGTCCCCCGTAAAAAAGTACGGCGGTCCATTCCATTTTTAAAAACATCAGCAGACAACGATTTTTCTGTTTCATTTTGTGATTGCTTGTCCTTCATTACGCTTTATCCCTCTTTCCTATGTATTTTATCTAAACCCATTATCACTAACTGTTCTCCTAAAGCTAAAAATTCAATTTTTTGTTTCCAGCGTGAAGATTAAAATTTTCGCTTCCAAATTGATTTCTAAAATTACCTAACCTATCGACGAATTGATTGCCTTAATATTCTCCTGCTTATTCAATTCATCACAAACACACAATAAACCATTTTTTACAACAAATAACCTTCTTTCAACACAAATAATACAATATTAATATTAATTACATGTTAACAACGTGTAAATTTATGTATTATTCACACGTTTTTCCACAAACCAACAACTCCGTAGGTTCTTTTTTTATTTGGACCGCAATTATTTCTAGAAAAATGGCAAAAAATAGAATGCAGAATGTTATTGCCCCAACTTCATGCAAATCTAAATAAAAACTGCTTGCCATGAACATATCAAAACCGATCCCGCCAGCTCCTGCGGCAGCACCCATTGCAACTGCTACTCCAAAATTGATTTCAAATCGTAAAAACGTCCATGATATGAGGGAAGTGAGTGTAGATGGTATGATTGCCTGAAAAACAATTTGCCGCCAATTTGCTCTACTCCCCTTCAAAGCCTCGATCACACCTCCACCCGAGTTCTTCAAAAGATTCTGAATACGCTTTAATCAAATAACCGACAGAGTGAAGCGTCTCCAATGACAGAAGCGACACTTCCAAGACCGGCAGCTGCAGCAAAAATCAACACCCAAAGTACAGTAGGTATAGCACGAATAAATGAAATGAAAATCTTTATTAAGTTTGAAGTTTTAGGTGAAGTTAAATTTTGAGCAGCAAGTAACCCTAAAAATAGCGAAATTATCGCTCCAATCAATGTTGCTAACATCGCTAATCCAATCGTAATGATCACCTGATGGAGCCCTTCAAAAAATCCAAAATGTTTAAATTAATGTTGTGTAAACATTGTTTTCACATTTTGTAACGTTAATAAAATTTCTTCAACAATACTAATGTCTTTGTAATCAAAGGTGATAAAACCATAAATCGTCACAGTAATTAATAATAGAAACGTCATTCCGATAATGAAAGAAGCTTTATTGAAGGGCTTTACGATGATAAGCTTCGATTTATAAGAATCTAATTTATTTCCAGAATTATTTGAAGCAACACTTGTTGATTCATTAACAGCCATTATAAAATCACCCTTCTCACATAATTTGATATCAATTCTAAACACAAAATTGATAATAAAATCACGATTACGACTAAGCTAGCCGAATTATAGTCTAAGCTTTTATAATATAAATCAAATGAAAAACCAATTCCCGTTCCAGTTAAGATCCCAACTAAATTAAACAACATCAAAATCAAAAAAAAGCGAAAAACTTTGCAAAAGAAAATGCAGCAAAGTTTTCGCTTTTATCCGCCTGTTTACTTAAGATAAGGATAGCTCTAGCATTAAGAAAATAATAAAAAATTGGCACTGCCCTTACTTTAGTAATGGCGAATTTACTTCTCCTTTGGCGTGCCAACTTAGTTTTCTTCCAAATTAAAGAAAAATTTATCCGCCTAACTGCATTGCGGACTGCCTATTCCCCCCGAGGGCCAATCATATCGAGCGGATTTACATACTCATCAAATTCCTCTTCCGTCAGCAATTGAAGCTTTAAAGCAGCTTCTTTCAGCGTACTGCCATCTTTATGGGCTTCTTTCGCTATTCTCGCAGCATTCGCATAACCAATATGAGGATTCAAAGCTGTTACAAGCATCAAAGATTCATTTAAATATTTATCTATTACATCTAAATTCGGCTTGATGCCAATCGCACAATGGTCATTAAAGGAGTGAATCGAGTCCGCAAGCAATCTGACCGATTGCAGGAAATTATACATAATTACCGGCTTGAACACATTCAGTTCAAAATTTCCCTGACTTGCTGCAAATCCGATCGTTGCATCATTCCCCATCACTTGTGCTGCAACCATCGTAATGGCTTCACTTTGAGTTGGGTTCACTTTTCCGGGCATAATGGAGCTTCCCGGTTCATTTTCAGGTATGGTGATTTCTCCGATTCCGCACCTTGGACCGCTTGAAAGCCATCTTACATCATTTGCAATCTTCATTAAATCTGCTGCAAGTCCTTTTAAAGCACCATGAACAAAGACGATCTCATCATGACTTGTCAGGGCGTGAAACTTGTTTTCTGATGTGCGGAATTTGGTTGCTGTATACAGACTGATCTCTTCTGCTACGAGTCTCCCAAAATCAGGATGGGCATTGATCCCCGTGCCAACCGCTGTACCTCCTATTGCAAGATCCCGCATTTTTTCTACAGATAACAGAATCATATCTTTCGATTTTTGCAGCATATGAACCCAGCCGCTTATTTCCTGGCCCAATGTGAGCGGGGTAGCATCCTGTAGATGTGTTCTGCCGATCTTGACGATATCTTCATTTTCTTTGGATTTGTTTACAAGTGTTAAATAGAGCTTATCAATTGCCGGAATCAATGAATCAAAAACAGAGAGCACTCCTGATACATGCATAGCTGTCGGAAACGTATCGTTCGAGCTTTGACCCATGTTGACATCATCATTGGGATGAATGACTTGATCAGACTCATTTAACAGCGCGTTTCCCCTGTTTGCAATCACTTCATTTACATTCATGTTGCTTTGTGTTCCGCTTCCTGTCTGCCATACAACCAGAGGAAAGTGTTCATCAAGCTTTCGGCTGAGGATATCATCACATACGTTCACAATCGCTCTCTCTTTTTCTGCGCTTAGCTTTCCTAATCTGCCATTCACTTTAGCTGCGCTTCTTTTTAGAATAGCGAATGCGTCAATCAGCTCCTGAGGCATTCTTTCCATACCGATTTTAAAGTTTTCTTTGCTTCGCTGTGTTTGAGCTCCCCAAAGCTTATCAGCAGGAACTTTAATCTCACCCATCGTATCTCTTTCGATTCGAAATTCCATTTTCTCCACCTCCGCATTTTTATTCTTACCCTTTTTATTCAAGAAAAGTTCATATAAACCTTTTTAACACACCTATTCTTCAGCTGCTTTTTTGATAAAATATAGAAAAACGGCGGTGGAAATATAATGAATTCTTTTAAGCTGGTTATGTTCGATTTAGACGGACCTCTCATAGATCCCGGAACAAGAATTATTCATTCAATTAAATACGCATTGAAAGCACGGAATGTGAAAATGCCCTCACCCGCTGTTTTAAAAGATTTTATTAGACCGCCGCTTCAGATTTCGTTTCAAAAGCATTGCAGAAAAAATTCTTAAGCATTTCAAAATGGACTTCTATTTTGATCATATAGCCGGCGGCAGCCTTGATGGTACACTTACCGCCAAGTCAGACATCATCGCAGAGGTTCTGATGCATGATCCTGCTCTCCCAAAATCAGAGAGCGTCATGATATGCGACCGTGAGCGGAAATAATCGGAGCAAGGGAACATTGCTTCATTTGGGATTTTATACGGGTATGGTTCAAAAAAAGAACTGAGTTCAGCTGCACCCGATTTTCTGGCACCATCAGTGAACGAACCAAAGAAAACCTTGCTGCAGCAAGGAAATTCGCAGCTTAATCAAACGTTTGTTTAACTATTAATGAGGTGATAGAATGGGAGATTTCTTCGTACTGACAGCGGCATTGCTGCTTTTAATTTTTGTTTTAGACTCGCTTGCAAAATTGAAGGGTTCAAGTAAGGACAAGAACGAAAACATTCTTAAACTCTATTTAGGATTTTTAATCCTTATTGCCATTTCCGTTATCCCCTATAAATTGTGGAAGCTCACAGGCAGCCATCATAGTCCTGACGGCATGCTCGTCACGGCAGGTGCTGCTCTTGCCATGATTGTTTTCGTTATCGGTTTTTATTCCCGCAGAGTTAAAAATCATGCATGAAGATCGATAAAATGATATAAGTAGAAATGTAAAACTTCAGCGGAAACGCTGAAGTTTTTTATAGTCCTTCTATCCGGTTAAACTCCCGCAAGATTCTCAGCTTTTCAAGCGTAATCCAGCCCTTCCACTCTTCTTTGGCAAGAAGCCAAACATCATCATATTGCCCCCATGACCAGGCTGGTGCAAAGCTGCCATCATTGGTTTGCTGATCAATGCTGAAATCAAGATTCTGTTCCACGCTCTCAGCGAATAATGGATAATACCTGGAGCTTGGAGACTGAATCACACCCGTTGGCTGAAGTCCGTAGCCTGTCCAGTCTTCTGAATTCCTGATGATACATTTGTTAACAAATTCATCCAGATGAACGGTCATTTCACGGCGGGTTATGTTCGGCGCTCTTTCTGCAAGTCTTAAATAGCAAAGCAATTCATGAAATTCATATTCCTTAAGTCCCTGAAGATGGCTGATTGCATAATCTGTCAATTCAGACAGCATGCTTTCTGGAATCAATCTTTTATATTCATAAAAATAACCCAGTATTTCAGCATTGGGATTTCCCCAATCTGCCCCAGCCTTTTGATAATTCCACCAGGGTGCCCTCGCTGCTGATTCTACCTCAGGGGGCACTTTTTCCCATCCATGAAGTTCTGTTTGAAAGGACTGCATGAAATATGCTATAACTTTGTTAAGAATTTCATCTTCTTCATCCGCGTTCACTCTGGATAAATACTGCATGCCGACCGTTGAAGCAAGTGCTGAAGAATCTGAACATCTGAAATCCGGCTCAAGTCCATTTCCGAAGCCGCCATCTTGATTCTGGTAAGCTTTAAGCTCGATTAGTACATCTTCTTTAGAGCCGCCCTCAAATTCAAAAAGATATAAAGCACGGTCAATCTTTCGTGCTTTTTCAAGCATAAACCCCCGTGCTTTAAGAAATTGCTCCTTTGTAAACAGCTTCATAACCCCAGCCTCCGTTATTTTTTCAGTCTGATGATCACCATTGTGCCTTTGCCAAGTTCACTTTCCATTTTGAATTCTCCATTATGCTCGGTAATGATTTTGTTGCTGATCGTAAGACCCAGTCCGATCCCTTTTTCCTTTGTTGTAAAGAAAGGAGTTCCGAGCTTTTCCAGCCGCTTTTCATCAATACCTGTCCCATTATCTTCAAACGTCAGCTGGTAAAATAAATCCTCTTTGTTTACTCCTCTGATTTTAAGGCTGCCGCCGTCCGGCATAGCTTCAATTGCATTTTTCATAACATTGATAAAAACTTGTTTCATTTGATTTTTTTCACATTCTATTTTTGCTGAATCCGAATCAAACTGAAGATCGATAGCCACATTCCTGAGGGAAGCCTCTGAACTTAATAAAATCATCGTATCTTTAAGAAGCTGGACAATATTTGTGCATTCTTTCAGATGAATAGCCTGAGGCCTTGCCAGTGCCATGAACTCATTGACGATCTGCTCAATTCGGCTTAATTCATCCATGATGACATTCTGATATTTTATCTCTTTCTCATCCCTGTCTTTTTCAGTCAGCAGCTTAAAGAATCCCTTTATGGATGTAAGCGGATTCCTGATTTCATGGGCAACACCCGCTGCAAGCTCCCCTAATACAGTAAGCTTTTCATAGTTGCGGATATATTCTTCCACTTTTCTTTTTTCAGTAATATCCCTTGAAATGAACACAATGTTTTCTGGGTCCCCATGCTGATTTAAGACAGCCATTCCTTTTCCCTCAAACAAAACAGCCTGTCCTGTATGACTGAGCTTGTGATAAGAGATTGTGACAGGTTCTTTTGTAATAAAAAGGGTGTACATAATCTCTTCTACTTTTACATGATCATCAACAAGTATATATTTAAAGACATTTTGCCCGATCATACGCTCAGGTTCATATCCCAAGATTTTCTTATAAGAAGGGGATGCGTATTTATAATTCCCTTTAAGATCGACTACACATATTAAATCATTGCTGTGCTCTAAAATGATCCGGTATTTGCTTTCGCTTTCTCTCAGTTTTTCTTCTGTTAGCTTCCGCTGTGTAATGTTTCTTGAAATGACGATCGCATGCTTTAAGGATTCATTTTCAGTGACAGGAATTCCATGCGACTCAAGCCAAATATAAGTATGATCCTTGCATAAATAACGATACTCAACCGTCAGCTGTCTATTTTCTTTGAGCATTTTATAAAATTGGCAGGCAATCTGCTCCCTGTCCTCCGGATGCACGAATTGAAAAGGAGTGTATCCGACTGCTTCTGACATATCATATCCGAGCACTTCTTTGTAAGACGGAGATACATAGGTAAACAGTCCGTTTTCATCCAGAAGCCCAACGATATCACGCATGTTTTCAGTAATCAGACGGAACGTTTTTATCATTTCCTCGTGTTCTATTTCAAGCTTTTTCTTATTTGTGATATCTCTGATAATCACTTGGGTGGATTGACTGTCCCCCCATACGTTTGGCAATGATGTAACTTCCACGTTTATGGGCAAACCTTTTTTTGTATACCAGATCTGTTCCATTGAAGTCGGTGTGAAACCATTTTTTGTAACAGTAATCCGCTGCTCGATCATCTCTCTATACTGAGGATCAATTGAATTCCAGATGGGTTTTCCAATCAGTTCCTCCTTGCAGGTGACCTCTAGCAGCTTCATTGCAGAAGGATTTATATATGTCCACTTTCGGTTTTCGTGAATTAAAAATGCGGTTGGAGAGTTTTCAAGCTGATTAAGATAGACTTCCATTATGCCATCCAGCTTTTCCTGAGAAAGGATTTTCTCTTCATGAGCCTGATCCAGATTCTTCATTATTCGTCCATCCCCCTCCAAGTACATACATATCTTTAATATATCAAAAATTCAAATAATAAGGTACTGTCCTAGTTGCGAATAAATAAAAAGCCCGTATCTTATGATCAATAAGTACAATGAACCACTTATTGTTTTCTTGATCATATTTTAAATTTATAATTGTGAAAATTTTCACTTGCAAGCTTGCCAACTTACCTGCTATATTGCTAACAAATGAATATTTTTTTCATTCTGCTGGGGGAGTCCATGATGCTGGACTGAGAGAAGAACGCAATTCTTTGACCCTTTGAACCTGATCTGGATGATACCAGCGTAGGGAAGCGGTGTGGCGTAGGCCGTTTTTTTGGCTTTTTACACATACTGTTCCAAGGGTTCTGTTTATTAACAGAACCCTTTTTCTATTTCTTTCGCGGGTGCAGATCAAAATTCTACTAAACGATACGAGGAGGAGTTAAGATTGGATTTCGCATTCATTAAACAGTTTGATGGCAGCAAAAAGATGTACAAAACAGGATCAAGAGAGGATATTCGGGTTCCATTTCGGAAAATTGAGTTGTCACAGGAAAATGAACCTGTGCTTGTTTATGATACGAGTGGTCCTTATACGGATCAATCTGCTGCCATTGATATTAAAAAAGGTTTACCTGAAGTCAGAAGAAACTGGATTTTTGAACGGGATGATGTGGAAGAATATTCAGGGCGCAAAGTTAAGCCTGAGGATAACGGCCGCCAAGAGGATATCACTTCAAATGAAAACGTCTTTACTGGCGAGAGAGATGTACTGCGGGCAAAAAAGAATGCCAATGTCACTCAGCTTCATTACGCCAGA contains these protein-coding regions:
- a CDS encoding HAD family hydrolase → MKIKGILFDKDGTLLQFGSIWIKVVEGVIDELLKMIGETGNCNLKKQLCLSIGLRDGEVDEKGHLASGTTLDLANAFQEVLPKHIPSLQQWISENIFKKTKQSIEYVKPVCNLSSLFTAIKQKGVIIGIATADDYETTVLCLQHLGILDQIQFMGTSDLYEKKPSSQVVEKFCEQFGLEKEEVAFVGDTVVDLKTAKNGKVRYGIGVLSGVGSERELQNLADFVIPNIEYLINSKSEFIWDLREEVKRECDYSIYVQ
- a CDS encoding DeoR/GlpR family DNA-binding transcription regulator, with the protein product MLMYDRHEKVMELIRKNKSLKVSTVTKMFGVSTETVRRDLEYLEKEGYLRRVRGGAVLDDINSTEMNFILRETKNIEEKREIAEIATRYVSEGQSIALDVSTTNTEFAKALKKKFQRLTILTNSLVIANELAEMPYYTIILPGGVLRNEELCMVGHLAEEFFKGFSIDTFFMSISGISLTEGLTDYGLGEYQVKMKILESSRNCIVLADSSKFDVASLLKVCHFDRIDRIISDSKLSNKVHQKYTKEGIEIING
- the tatC gene encoding twin-arginine translocase subunit TatC, yielding MTFGVFIVFLCYLFLYVKNIYNWIIQDFPNKLAVLGPSDILWVYLMLSSVVALAGTIPIAAHQIWLYVRPALHENERKVTLAYIPALFILFILVICFGYFLIFPIVFNFLLSLSDDMFMNFFTVKKYFRFMVNMTLPFGLLFELSVIIMFLTSIGILNPYRLQKARKYAYFVLILTSVLITPPDFLSERILDGSH
- a CDS encoding twin-arginine translocase TatA/TatE family subunit; protein product: MFQNIGIPGLILVLVIALIIFGPSKLPELGRAVGSTLKEFKNSTRDLVSDDERDQEKSNNKNEKSI
- a CDS encoding discoidin domain-containing protein; the protein is MKDKQSQNETEKSLSADVFKNGMDRRTFLRGTSKVAGAALGLTLVSSLNSLPVSAATSSSVFNSLSNKPDLVFPVISDIHVQRQSDDFLNKFVTTLEQLNKVAPKQDAFVVVGDLTDLGTELEYDKFMSAYNPRKQSQAVSMFAIGNHDYWNGLTAADSQKRFCEKTGMESHFYHKVIKGYHFIVLATEDGNTSGTFSVKQIEWMGEQLKIANADDPKKPIFVFHHQPIKGTVYGSEWGFSQNRDLFYDTLKEYPQVVTFSGHTHYPLDDPRIIHQKDFTTIGTSTGAYLWLEGGRVQGEIPEGAGVLNQALIVEVYNNKLIIKRRDIHNNDWAGEPFEISYPADKDNFKYTEDRDQKAPFFTKDAMISIDNEKKTATSLAIMLTQAKDDLLVHDYKVVARNAETKEVANEFLAFSEFYNDPVPNPLTLPVGELKPNTIYEIEVHALDAFGNVSKNSLKVLGKTLMTIPQSQMTATATSQETSGANNAASMAIDGDPQTFWHTKWDKSDVLPQSITLNLGGTYLIDKVAYLPRRSGSNGNITGYNVYVSTDGVTFTKVASGTWADNNVEKVATFDSKDASYVKLEATAGVNGWASAAEINVLETVKN
- the fumC gene encoding class II fumarate hydratase; the protein is MEFRIERDTMGEIKVPADKLWGAQTQRSKENFKIGMERMPQELIDAFAILKRSAAKVNGRLGKLSAEKERAIVNVCDDILSRKLDEHFPLVVWQTGSGTQSNMNVNEVIANRGNALLNESDQVIHPNDDVNMGQSSNDTFPTAMHVSGVLSVFDSLIPAIDKLYLTLVNKSKENEDIVKIGRTHLQDATPLTLGQEISGWVHMLQKSKDMILLSVEKMRDLAIGGTAVGTGINAHPDFGRLVAEEISLYTATKFRTSENKFHALTSHDEIVFVHGALKGLAADLMKIANDVRWLSSGPRCGIGEITIPENEPGSSIMPGKVNPTQSEAITMVAAQVMGNDATIGFAASQGNFELNVFKPVIMYNFLQSVRLLADSIHSFNDHCAIGIKPNLDVIDKYLNESLMLVTALNPHIGYANAARIAKEAHKDGSTLKEAALKLQLLTEEEFDEYVNPLDMIGPRGE
- a CDS encoding DUF1059 domain-containing protein, producing the protein MKLFTKEQFLKARGFMLEKARKIDRALYLFEFEGGSKEDVLIELKAYQNQDGGFGNGLEPDFRCSDSSALASTVGMQYLSRVNADEEDEILNKVIAYFMQSFQTELHGWEKVPPEVESAARAPWWNYQKAGADWGNPNAEILGYFYEYKRLIPESMLSELTDYAISHLQGLKEYEFHELLCYLRLAERAPNITRREMTVHLDEFVNKCIIRNSEDWTGYGLQPTGVIQSPSSRYYPLFAESVEQNLDFSIDQQTNDGSFAPAWSWGQYDDVWLLAKEEWKGWITLEKLRILREFNRIEGL
- a CDS encoding PAS domain S-box protein yields the protein MKNLDQAHEEKILSQEKLDGIMEVYLNQLENSPTAFLIHENRKWTYINPSAMKLLEVTCKEELIGKPIWNSIDPQYREMIEQRITVTKNGFTPTSMEQIWYTKKGLPINVEVTSLPNVWGDSQSTQVIIRDITNKKKLEIEHEEMIKTFRLITENMRDIVGLLDENGLFTYVSPSYKEVLGYDMSEAVGYTPFQFVHPEDREQIACQFYKMLKENRQLTVEYRYLCKDHTYIWLESHGIPVTENESLKHAIVISRNITQRKLTEEKLRESESKYRIILEHSNDLICVVDLKGNYKYASPSYKKILGYEPERMIGQNVFKYILVDDHVKVEEIMYTLFITKEPVTISYHKLSHTGQAVLFEGKGMAVLNQHGDPENIVFISRDITEKRKVEEYIRNYEKLTVLGELAAGVAHEIRNPLTSIKGFFKLLTEKDRDEKEIKYQNVIMDELSRIEQIVNEFMALARPQAIHLKECTNIVQLLKDTMILLSSEASLRNVAIDLQFDSDSAKIECEKNQMKQVFINVMKNAIEAMPDGGSLKIRGVNKEDLFYQLTFEDNGTGIDEKRLEKLGTPFFTTKEKGIGLGLTISNKIITEHNGEFKMESELGKGTMVIIRLKK